The Amblyomma americanum isolate KBUSLIRL-KWMA chromosome 11, ASM5285725v1, whole genome shotgun sequence genome includes the window CTCAAGAATGCCAACGGACTTTTgttatcagcctcttcgtcaccTGCAGCGCCACGCCATATGTCATTCAGGCACTCCGGTGACCCCTCATGTGTGCTAGTGTTTTTTACTCGCTACTGTTCTTGAAGACCACCGTTACGTTTGTCGCAACACCTGTGGATGGAAGAATGTCCTGATTTTGTTTGTTGtttatagtcggatgcaactaaagaacgcagctgctttttcccATCAAAGGACCATTTTCCAGACAGTAGCGTAGTCCCACTGTCATGTACATGCTAGAGCGGCAAAGCAGGGCGtagtagatgaaaggggatagtccctttCTTCTATTGTCGGGGATAGACCTGTGTCTCCGTTGTGGCGCCGATACCTGCTTTGTCACGCTAGCAAGGTGACGACAATCgcccgacgccgttggctggaagggggtcctttgacggggaaaaaccgCTGTGGTCCCCggttgtatccggctatagtcACGACTAACTTCCTTGCCGACGGTCAGGATCGCTGTAGCACATAAAGTTCCACGATTCTTAGTCCCGTGTCCTCTATCAAGAGTTGCTGAGTTGGCACTTCATTCCGCAGGGTGACAAATAGGATGCATTCGCCAGGAAATTACTATGACTAAGCTcagctcccaccggcggcatgttgtTTTTTCTCGCGATTTTGTAAATATCCCAGTGATGAAAGACTAcaaattaaaataaaagaaagttgTCCCCTGTGCACTATGGTCTCGGTGGATGTTGCCTTCTCTCATATCTGTCATAGCGGGCATCATATATCATCTTTCTGGTGAACTGATTAATCCgtggttattccccattcatctgccaccccctgggATTTCAGTCTATAGCAGATCCAAAGGAATCTGTCATGGGGGAGAAAGGAAGAGTGGGTCGAAAGGGAGAATCGGTCGACCCGAATGGTTGGAGGGACCCCTTTGAGGGGAActtgccgcttcattcttgagttgtatatgactatagtcagatacaactcaagcacAGAGCTGTCTCTCACCGTCAAAGAACCTGCGTTCGGCCAATGCAGTGAGCATATTCTCATGATCTGCCTAGAGTAACAATGCAGGGAACCGTTCGACAATGCAGAGATGGGACTATACACAACCATGGAAGGAGGGGGCTATCCCCTTTCGTCTGCTACTGCCTGCATGGAATAGAAGacgtgaaaaaaaagaagcagagatTGCAAGGCCAAAAGACAGATGAGTGTAATTGATTATCTACACAGTGAGCCCATAATTTGCATGATGTCATAGCTGCCGCCATACTATGTGCGACCTGAAACACGGCGAAAACCTGGTCGTTTTTCGGATCTGCTTACATTTCCAAGTGATCCGGGCGCACAGTGCTGTATCTCGACTCTGCGCCCAGAAACGGCGCACCAGATGTCATGTGAAAACTACCAGGCAAAATATAAATGTCTCTATACATGTTAAATTACTCTATATTGATGATATTTTTACTAATCGCCTTATAATTTTTCGCGCACTGACTCTTTGCGTATATATTTACCTCTGTTCAACATGGTCTCACAGTTTCTTATTTTTAACTCTGCACTCACCATGCACTCTGCACTCTTTGACGCCGTGTTATTGCGTTTGACACTTCCCTCGATCTAGCTTGGGACTGAGTGTACAAATTTTGCGTGCCCACCTGCTATAGGGCCTAGTAAAAGGGCGTGCTGGATTAAAAATAACTTATAACAAGTTAAACAAAATTCATAGGGCACCACTCGAACCTGGCTGCATTGGTCATAATTGGCGTTACCATCTGATAACCTCCACTAAGTGGCCGCATGGGATAACAATGTTTCGAATCGAAATTCCGCAGTTTGTGTGGTTTTAAAGAGCTGCCTCCtaccattgtttctttttttttacactagGAGACGATAAACAGTATTCgtccaacagctgcaggaaggGCAAACGAACACACGAAACAGAGTACAAATATTTATTCAGAAGTTCACGGTACGAAAGTTAAAATCGCATTACAGCTGTAGCACACATCACAAATAATTAACTTGAATCCACCATTGGAGCCAACTCGCAGCCTTGGCAGTAGCGACAGAGGCATTGTCAAAAATATCATCTGTATACATGTGCTCGAATGACAAAGAATTAACAGTGCATTTCAACAAGAAAAAAGATGCTTTAGCGCTAGAATGAAAATAAAAGCTTCCCAAACCTtgtacagtgaaaaaaaaacaatggttacAACACCAGtaacaaaaggagaaaaaaaaaaacttggccgCTGCCCAAGCTCTGAACAAACGCAGCCGTTTCCATGTGGGCGTTTTGAATCGTAGACGCAGGCCACTTTAGCGTAACTTTCGTATTTCTCGGACCCGTGTCTCCGGTCGGTTGAGTCCTGGGCGTTGCTGAGTGTCTTCGTATGAGGCAGGCAGGTGTGGACGAAGCAGCCCTGGAAGGAGAGGGCGAAAAACATTCAGGGGCTGCGGGGATGGATCAATGCCTTATACTAGTCTGGGTGATTAGCACTTCTGGAGAGAAGAGGTCGCGGACCTTTTGAGACAAGCACTTTGCTATTCGTAGTCAAAGAAGAAAGCCTCGAAAATGTGAACGCAAATAATAGGTgctagcaggaaaaaaaaattaaaaaatctcAGGAATGAATGCCCTTGCAGAACATTCTTCCAAGCAATCCATGAGCTCATGTTTCTGAACAATGAGGATTCCTTTCCACTGTTCCAAGTGCTTAAGAAGTTGTACCCATGCCTGAAAAGCTACAACCATGTATAACTAGTTGCAGTAGATAGACGGAAATGTTTTTGATATGCAGCTCAGCTGGCCCCATTCTAAACCCTTTAAAATCGTCCTGTAACAGTAATCCATGCTGATAACTCTGCAAAGCCGGCATCGCCGGATAGGAGTAAGGCGCTGCGCATCTCACAAACCGTAACGAGTGTATAGAGGCCGGCTGCACTCACGTTCAGTTTAAATACACACTGAATGTTGCCCCATGCAGAAACTATTTTTTCGTGTTGCCATGCACACAGAACCCATTTCGCTTTTTCGATTTCTACGGTTACAGGTATACGTTGTGTCCTTGCTGGCATTGATCGTTTTGTGTGCCTGTATTATGCACAGCAGTTTTTCCCAACGTGAATTCTATCACGGACATAGGAGAACGACACAAAGTTGATGCCGAAGATTTTGTTCTTGCGAGCCAAAGCCATAGAATTctgttcagtgaataaaagttgttGCATCAGCCTGCCACAAGTTCACTTATCATGTGAGAAACTTTCATATCAACAGTATTTTATCGCGACCAACATCGTTTCTGCTAAACCGAACGAAAAAGCTTCAGATAATGAATgatacattcgaatcagtgcgaaagcacatttcgtgctacatggaagacgacgatgagcaggcagtgccgagaGGCGGAGCGCTCACGCAGGGCCAGCCGGGAACAGACAAGGCAACAGACAACGGGCTgctttgctcggggttggtacgggCCGGATCAGTTCTTACGCGCGAAAAGAGAAATTTATCATTCTGGCAACGACCTGTAGGAAGACACAATGTTTCGTTTCGTGTTATTTCGACGCTAAATTTCGTGTTCTCTCCAATTTGCTGCCACGAGAGTAAATAATGATCGGTGCATAAAGTTGCGCTTTTACATAGTGTCACGTGCATGTGGTGACAGCACGCACAGGCCTCTGCTCGTCACGACCTCTGCCGAGCAATCCCAAATTATTGTGGCAATAAGCTCAGCCTTTTCGCCGAACGTAACTTATAGCGATTTTGCgttgaaaaataaaaacgaaccgTGATTGAAACAGTACAGCCCACAGAGACACAGACAGAGATGCAAGATGAAGCGTGCCTTTCATCATGAACTCGTGGTGCATGATGGCTTCGATGCTCGGCCGCCTAGCGGGCTCCGGTTGGAGAATCCACCGGATGAGGGCGCTCGCTTCGGGGGAGACTGTCGAGGCAATCTCGAATTTGTTTCTCTTGATTCTGACCGCGGTCTCCGCGTACGACGGCGAATCGAATGGGGGACGCCCCACTAGCAGCTTGTACCTGCGGAAAGCAGTTTGCGGTCTGTCAGTGTCCGCTATAATCCGCGCACTCAGTGGTGGCCACCATCTCAGCATGACACAGCTTGAAGCAGTGCGGGCACAGCCATGCTACGACACCCCTACCGGCCAAGCGCCACGAAATGGTAACGTAACTGCGGGCAAACGACGCTCGATATGCACGTAAGTGTCCGGTTTTGAACGTGAAGTGCATGATCTGATTTTTTGAACATGAAGAGGAAGCTTATAGCAATTTTATGGATAATATTTTCTCTGTACCAATCGTTACTTTCCTGCCTGGAAGATACGTATACCCGGTTGTGGAAATGAGAACCACGCCAACAGGTTTTCAACCGTACTTTCTCGACAAATGATTTAACACCCACCACCGCCCTCAACTCTGGCCCGATTTGAATCGCCCGTTTAAAATATTAAAGCCACGGCCATAATTTATTCCCGCGTTATTGTTCCCACCAGGCAAAATAGACGAGGATTTGCCAGTTTTTATATTCACATTTCCGACATTAAACCCTCCCACTTATACATTTACGGACGGGTGCACCTGTGCTCTGTGCACCGAGCTGTCTTCGTAAGCATCAACTTGTAAACAGTTGCACACAGTTTTGCGCAATCATCAGGTGAGACTCACATGATGCACCCGACGGCCCAGATGTCCGCTGCGTAGCTGTAGCCCTTCTGGCTCAGCATCTCAGGGGCCATGTAGTTGGTGGTGCCGCAGATAGTCCTCTTGAGTTGCCGCGAGTAGGGGACGCGGGTGGCGAGTCCGAAGTCGGCCACCTTGAGTTGCGAGTGTTGGGTGAGGAGCAGGTTTCCGGGCTTCAGGTCTCGGTGGATTACGTGCTCCTGCACCAGGTACTCGCAGGCGCGGAGCACCTTGTGCATTAAATTCCGCACCTCAGATTCGGACCGCCACCCTCTGGGCCGGTGCATCTCCTCCAGAGACTGCAAAATAAATGCGTTAATGAAGCTTGGGGAAGAACGTTGAAGGTCAGACACTCCAAAGAACATCACACAAAAAAAATCGGATTCCTTCAGGTTTTAGACTGGGACATGACGACTCTGGCACACTCCAGTCTGGAGAAAGCTTCATTCAGttaattgtttttcttgctgcaaGAAACAGTGCCCATATGAAGGCATCACAATATTAAAGGACCGTTTTGGAAACAATAAAATCACTTTTAAATTTTTGGCTATGCCTTAAATTATGATTGGAGAACGTGACGTGCCCTTTCTCGCAAAAATTGCTGAAAGAAATAAACAACCAAATACATAATCAAGTAACCTAATGCAAGgtcgtctaaattattccggaggcctccgctacaacgtccttcatagcctgagttattTTGGGACCATGAGCACAATTAAACGAAATATAAACGAACCTCGATAACATTAGCAACGTTTTCcaataaatgcaaagaaaataaGTGGAAACGGGAACCACCGAGGAGCCGGAATGTTAACACACCTGTCTTGTGCACAGCTCCAAGATGATGTAGACGTTCTTGGCGTCCTCAAAGTGGCCGTGGAAGCGAACGACGTTCTCGTGGCACAGGGTTCTGTGGATGTTGATTTCCTCTTCGAGCTGTAGACAACAAATTAATTTGTAATCTCGCAAAAGGTTGTATTAAGCGTAAGCAAAATAAGCAAAAAGTGTTGACTAAAGGCGCTGGTAGTTATAATTATAAAGCCttgcgctgaaaaagaaaaaaaaacattacgatGGCAAAGGCAATCGGCCACTAGAGCGAAATCTTGCGACATACGGCACTACTGATACTTGTTTACCGGAATGAGGTGTAAGTTTTGTCCCCTGCTTGTGACCCTCATTTGCAGATAGAAAGTTGCACGAAAATTGGCAGCAGCATGAAAACGAAATGGAGAGATTGCAGTCTCCTAA containing:
- the LOC144109747 gene encoding serine/threonine-protein kinase PLK1-like, translating into MSILESGARKPLEEEINIHRTLCHENVVRFHGHFEDAKNVYIILELCTRQSLEEMHRPRGWRSESEVRNLMHKVLRACEYLVQEHVIHRDLKPGNLLLTQHSQLKVADFGLATRVPYSRQLKRTICGTTNYMAPEMLSQKGYSYAADIWAVGCIMYKLLVGRPPFDSPSYAETAVRIKRNKFEIASTVSPEASALIRWILQPEPARRPSIEAIMHHEFMMKGLLRPHLPASYEDTQQRPGLNRPETRVREIRKLR